From Leptospira fletcheri, a single genomic window includes:
- a CDS encoding TonB C-terminal domain-containing protein: MFETTQSRRRRILDWGINFLSWISPFVGFGIFFPLGVLFAFPTGRNVRRNAFSSLILQVAILGLLYPLEILQLFSTKAEQWISVFVLVVPEVSGMHGWFLLPIFFVIGLVFLILQARFVKAHLRSGEKRPLILAPIFLLLSLFCVLILTHHLAFEDEFRVKMAPFVVLSESIWIFFPWLIAIAGMISGGKQIFLFRRPWAWFSKQVFVSRADESGDSISSAKKRKYAILRDALVPGWGHIYSGNLWRGFPILFVFLLLLLFFATFFFSWIEPAFGIRYLASLGLKPGIPDKKFFEVASSFIPWAVALLLLISVGAFSHWLLRKSFRKAMYWRGLRPGFANNVALSILIHLVLLSLVLIIPAMINRKSEKEKSKPDGHYTPENTMEYYFIDPNVPDEVQGLNGGVITGTDTPNKNEGEKIPNEKPSDEGRVKGDVRRIRGKKLPPTYSNYISAKMRAFESFMEYWKTAPQNYSCVVAYTITPEGDVVDIELVENSSYPEQDRRTLELIENLSPMMPPPGTKGYVRVTELFWNGTINPESMPTKLQSDLVQMFDGRYMEEL; this comes from the coding sequence ATGTTCGAGACCACGCAATCCCGCAGACGACGGATATTGGATTGGGGGATCAATTTTCTTTCTTGGATTTCCCCTTTTGTCGGATTCGGTATCTTTTTCCCGTTAGGAGTGCTTTTTGCATTTCCTACGGGTCGTAATGTCCGTAGGAACGCGTTTTCTTCTCTCATCCTTCAGGTCGCCATTTTAGGTCTGCTCTATCCTTTGGAGATCCTGCAACTGTTCTCTACCAAGGCGGAACAATGGATTTCCGTTTTCGTCCTGGTGGTTCCGGAAGTTTCCGGCATGCACGGTTGGTTTTTATTGCCGATTTTCTTCGTGATCGGTCTCGTCTTTCTCATCCTTCAGGCAAGGTTCGTAAAAGCGCATTTGCGTTCGGGGGAAAAGCGGCCCCTGATTCTCGCTCCTATTTTTCTTTTGCTGTCCTTGTTCTGTGTGCTGATTCTGACCCATCATCTCGCGTTTGAAGACGAATTCCGGGTGAAGATGGCTCCGTTCGTCGTCCTGTCGGAAAGCATCTGGATTTTTTTTCCCTGGCTCATCGCGATTGCGGGGATGATCTCCGGAGGAAAACAGATTTTTTTATTCCGCCGCCCTTGGGCCTGGTTTTCTAAACAGGTTTTCGTTTCGAGGGCGGATGAATCGGGGGATTCGATCTCTTCCGCAAAGAAGAGGAAATATGCGATCCTTCGTGACGCTTTGGTTCCTGGGTGGGGGCATATCTATTCCGGAAACCTTTGGAGGGGATTTCCCATTCTCTTCGTGTTCCTTTTGCTCCTGTTATTTTTTGCGACTTTCTTTTTCTCCTGGATCGAACCCGCTTTCGGGATCCGGTACCTGGCTTCTTTGGGATTAAAGCCCGGAATCCCGGATAAGAAGTTTTTCGAAGTGGCGTCCTCTTTTATTCCCTGGGCGGTCGCGCTTTTGCTTTTGATTTCCGTAGGTGCGTTTTCGCACTGGCTCTTACGTAAATCTTTCCGGAAAGCGATGTATTGGAGAGGCCTCCGTCCCGGGTTTGCGAATAACGTGGCACTGAGTATTCTGATCCATCTAGTACTCCTTTCCTTGGTTCTGATCATTCCTGCGATGATCAACAGAAAGTCGGAAAAGGAAAAATCCAAACCGGACGGACATTACACTCCGGAGAATACGATGGAGTACTATTTCATCGATCCGAACGTTCCCGACGAAGTACAGGGATTGAACGGAGGAGTGATCACCGGAACGGATACCCCGAATAAGAACGAAGGGGAGAAGATCCCGAACGAGAAACCGTCGGATGAAGGACGGGTCAAGGGAGACGTTCGGCGGATCCGTGGGAAAAAACTTCCTCCCACGTATTCCAATTATATCTCCGCAAAAATGAGGGCCTTCGAATCCTTTATGGAGTATTGGAAGACCGCTCCCCAGAATTATTCCTGCGTGGTCGCATACACCATCACTCCGGAAGGGGACGTCGTGGACATAGAGTTGGTGGAAAATTCCTCTTACCCGGAACAGGATCGCAGGACTTTGGAATTGATCGAAAATCTTTCTCCTATGATGCCTCCTCCCGGTACGAAAGGGTATGTGAGAGTTACGGAACTTTTCTGGAACGGGACCATCAATCCGGAGAGTATGCCGACCAAACTGCAGAGCGATCTGGTTCAAATGTTCGACGGCAGATACATGGAGGAATTGTGA
- a CDS encoding hybrid sensor histidine kinase/response regulator: MKESVAQNNPIRQERITPSSINTLLEEPILIIEDSEEISMLYASYCKRLGLTCEFATNGEDGLKKAREKKYSLFIVDLMMPIMDGRTFTQKLKEMQPDACIIIETAIDESQAVIDVMKLGVFDYLIKPIHPDSFFKSVKKAADRVRTLKTEKEIDSIGSKQLREQLEWLTFKEAQRKSTKESWEISSLYSLKTSLSQGSGIGALLTLLDILKLSQKESDEGYVVSKEIMDMIYANQQAAKNILTGISDLLDIVNRDAKLEPMSAGDLIDQIKEKAKALSPILQSRNLTFSFSELKSNPSLEVESSSLLMAVEEILLNASKYCSLGTRIDVYTSVVQGYFCIAVKNLVDHESRGIEEKYEDLVVQPFFRVLPPVEEAADLERFGFGLGLTAVDHIAHKHNGMFFIHNAKDHTSDSVKMSVISELFLPLNG, encoded by the coding sequence ATGAAAGAGAGCGTCGCGCAAAACAACCCGATAAGACAAGAAAGGATAACGCCGAGCAGCATCAATACCCTTCTGGAAGAACCTATTCTGATCATCGAAGACTCCGAGGAGATTTCGATGTTGTACGCTTCTTACTGCAAGCGTTTAGGCTTAACATGCGAATTCGCTACCAACGGAGAAGATGGTTTAAAAAAAGCCCGGGAAAAAAAGTATTCCCTATTCATCGTAGATTTGATGATGCCGATCATGGATGGCAGGACCTTTACTCAAAAACTCAAGGAAATGCAACCGGACGCTTGCATCATTATAGAAACGGCGATCGACGAATCTCAAGCGGTAATAGACGTGATGAAATTGGGCGTATTCGATTATCTGATCAAGCCGATCCATCCCGATTCTTTTTTCAAATCCGTCAAGAAGGCCGCGGACCGGGTCCGGACGCTCAAGACGGAAAAGGAAATAGACAGCATAGGAAGCAAACAATTACGGGAACAGTTGGAATGGCTGACGTTCAAGGAAGCCCAAAGAAAATCCACGAAGGAATCCTGGGAAATCTCCTCTCTTTATTCCCTGAAGACTTCCCTATCCCAAGGATCCGGTATCGGAGCCTTGCTCACTCTATTAGATATATTGAAACTTTCGCAAAAAGAATCGGATGAAGGATATGTAGTCAGCAAAGAAATCATGGATATGATCTACGCGAACCAACAGGCTGCCAAAAACATACTGACCGGGATCTCCGACCTCTTGGACATCGTGAACAGGGATGCGAAGTTGGAACCCATGTCCGCCGGAGATTTGATCGATCAGATCAAGGAAAAAGCGAAAGCGCTTTCTCCGATCCTGCAATCCAGAAATCTCACGTTTTCCTTTTCGGAGCTGAAAAGCAATCCATCCTTGGAAGTGGAAAGCAGTTCCTTATTGATGGCGGTCGAAGAAATTCTGCTGAATGCCTCCAAATACTGCTCGTTGGGAACGAGGATCGACGTGTACACGAGCGTCGTACAGGGCTATTTCTGCATTGCAGTCAAGAATCTAGTGGATCATGAGTCCCGAGGAATAGAGGAAAAATACGAGGACTTAGTGGTTCAACCTTTCTTCCGAGTATTGCCTCCGGTCGAAGAAGCCGCCGATCTGGAAAGGTTCGGCTTCGGACTCGGATTGACTGCCGTGGATCATATCGCTCACAAACATAACGGGATGTTCTTCATCCACAACGCGAAAGATCACACTTCCGACTCGGTCAAAATGTCCGTCATCTCGGAACTCTTTTTGCCCTTGAACGGCTGA
- a CDS encoding glycine--tRNA ligase: MEKKETLDSSLKDIVSICKRRGFVYPGSEIYGGLSNTFDYGPYGAELLHNLKRLWWKHFVHLREDVVGLDSSILLNPKVWEASGHVSNFNDPLIDCRNCKARIRADKFLEDQKGEGAATGLSLQEMNRVIQEGNFPCPTCGNRGTFTEARDFNLMFKTSHGASAEDAQDIYLRPETAQGIFINFKNVVSTTRRKIPFGIAQIGKSFRNEIMARQFVFRTREFEQMEMEYFCEPGTQKEWFTHWVEYCLRFLIEQVGLKKENLKIREHEKEELSFYSEATSDIEYKYGFGWGELWGIASRTNYDLSQHEKFSGEDLKYQDQAANKKYVPYVVEPALGLNRLFLATVTDAYAEETLADGEVRTVLRFSPKIAPVKVGVFPLMKKDGLPELSRSIFGELSALGNMEYDDGGAIGKRYRRQDEIGTPYCVTVDYESLSDKTVTVRERDSMSQERLPIAGLKSFFADKIL; encoded by the coding sequence ATGGAGAAGAAAGAAACACTCGATTCCTCGTTAAAAGACATCGTATCTATTTGTAAAAGACGGGGTTTCGTTTATCCCGGCTCGGAGATTTACGGAGGACTATCGAATACTTTCGATTACGGTCCTTACGGAGCCGAACTTCTTCACAATCTGAAGAGACTTTGGTGGAAGCATTTCGTACACCTAAGGGAAGACGTAGTGGGACTGGATTCTTCCATCCTCCTGAATCCGAAGGTTTGGGAAGCCTCGGGGCACGTTTCCAACTTCAACGATCCTCTCATCGATTGTAGAAATTGTAAGGCGCGAATCCGTGCCGACAAATTTTTGGAAGACCAAAAGGGAGAAGGCGCCGCCACCGGACTCTCTCTGCAGGAAATGAACCGTGTGATTCAGGAAGGAAATTTTCCCTGCCCCACCTGCGGAAACAGAGGTACGTTTACCGAAGCCCGAGACTTCAATCTGATGTTCAAGACCTCGCACGGAGCCTCCGCGGAGGACGCGCAGGATATTTATCTTCGCCCGGAAACGGCGCAGGGGATTTTCATCAATTTCAAGAACGTCGTTTCGACCACCAGAAGGAAAATCCCGTTCGGAATCGCGCAAATCGGAAAGTCTTTCCGGAACGAAATCATGGCGAGACAATTCGTGTTCCGAACCCGCGAATTCGAGCAGATGGAAATGGAATATTTCTGCGAACCGGGTACACAAAAGGAATGGTTTACCCACTGGGTGGAATATTGTCTCCGTTTCTTGATCGAGCAGGTCGGTTTAAAAAAGGAAAACCTAAAAATCCGGGAGCACGAAAAAGAAGAACTCTCGTTTTACAGCGAAGCCACTTCCGACATAGAATACAAGTACGGATTCGGCTGGGGGGAACTTTGGGGAATCGCGTCCAGAACGAACTACGACCTTTCCCAACATGAAAAATTTTCCGGGGAAGACCTGAAATACCAGGACCAAGCGGCCAATAAAAAATATGTGCCGTACGTCGTGGAGCCCGCACTCGGATTGAATCGATTGTTTCTTGCTACCGTTACGGATGCCTATGCCGAAGAGACCTTGGCGGATGGGGAAGTCCGAACCGTTCTCCGTTTCTCTCCGAAGATCGCCCCGGTCAAAGTGGGAGTATTCCCCCTGATGAAAAAGGACGGACTCCCAGAATTGTCCCGGTCCATCTTCGGCGAACTTTCGGCATTGGGAAATATGGAATACGACGACGGAGGCGCGATCGGAAAAAGATACCGGCGCCAAGATGAAATCGGAACGCCGTACTGCGTGACCGTGGATTACGAATCTCTTTCGGACAAGACTGTGACCGTACGGGAAAGGGATAGCATGTCCCAGGAACGATTACCGATCGCCGGCTTAAAATCCTTCTTCGCGGACAAGATATTGTAG
- a CDS encoding GNAT family N-acetyltransferase, which produces MIPKDFTVRQIGPEHRKAVIELVNQFFRMLNKLKLDGVFRVRPRAAAKMVDVYLKIRGTDKIVFLGGFLGEELVSILIARVEDKPYLEEERNLFIDLTVTKQGKRKSGFMKPLVEAAFRWAKENGIRAVELRAVAENENAVAFWKAMGFDPFYVRFRKLV; this is translated from the coding sequence ATGATTCCGAAAGATTTTACCGTACGACAGATCGGACCGGAGCACAGAAAAGCGGTGATCGAACTAGTGAACCAATTTTTCCGGATGCTCAACAAATTGAAATTAGACGGAGTATTTCGCGTCCGCCCCAGAGCAGCGGCGAAAATGGTAGATGTCTATCTGAAGATCCGAGGTACGGATAAGATTGTGTTCTTAGGCGGATTCCTGGGGGAAGAACTCGTGTCCATTCTGATCGCGAGAGTGGAAGACAAGCCCTACTTGGAGGAAGAGAGAAATCTTTTCATAGACCTTACCGTCACGAAACAGGGAAAAAGAAAATCGGGATTCATGAAACCCTTAGTTGAGGCCGCGTTCCGATGGGCAAAAGAAAACGGAATTCGAGCGGTGGAATTACGGGCAGTTGCCGAAAACGAAAACGCGGTCGCTTTTTGGAAGGCAATGGGATTCGATCCCTTTTACGTCCGCTTTCGCAAACTGGTTTGA